ATAGTCACACACCTCACGCCTCACTTTCATCTTTTCTAACCCTAGTGCCGCTCGGAGGCTTCACAAGTGTTCGTCGACCATGGCGATCCGGCTCGCGAGAACAACCACGACATCTCCGAGTTCACGGTCTCTGATCCGGAGATCGACGGCAGGGGTGGCCTTTGGTGGGTCCAGACCTTGGTaggcctcctcctcctcttcttcttcatcaacctCAATTGTTACAGCGTTAAAATTTAGGCTTGGTGAATGTTTACAGGGTTTGATCAATGGCGGAGGAAAAATTGAATACGGAAGTTTCTGTTGAAGAAAATGGGACTGCGGTGCCTGTGAATGACAAGGAAAAGGCCTCCGAGCCTTCTTCGACCTTGGAAAAAGATGAAGAGGACTAGATGAGGGGAAAAAAGAGGAAGACGAGGGAAAAGGTGAACTGGGTGAGGAATCCCCGCGGATCTCCGCTAACCCCCGCCCCGTGCAGCCCCTCCCCATCCCCAACCGCCCCGCATGGATGCAGGAAAATTTTAGAGGGgtgcggggccaaaaaaggggcATCCCCGCCCATGCTCAACCCTTGGGTAGAATCGAAAATGATTTGTGGAGGATGAAGAACGTATCCataacctttttttattttttggttttttaatctaaaaaaatcaaaatttgtacTTTGATGGATCAAAGGACAAATTGGAATGTATCAGCTCTCGTCTCAAATTGACCATAGTCAAGCGGAACCATTCCATTAACTGAAACCCACTCTCATTTCAATttccaaaaccaaaagaaaaaaccagcgATTCAGAAAATGAAGGCCCTTCTCACAAACTCCCCGCCACTGCCCACTACCATGGCCTCCGATCCCCACCCCTCTCCCACCACCACCGTCATCACAAACACAAAAACGAACCCACCACCGTCCCCGCCACTGCCCACCACCACCGTCATAAAAAACACGAACCCACCACCGTCCCCGCCACTGCCCACTGCCGTGGCCTCGGATCCCCATCCCTCTCCCACCACCGCCGTCACCACAAACACAAACACGAACCCACCACCGTCCCCGCCCCTGCCCACCACCATGGCCTCGGATCCCCACCCCtctcccaccaccaccaccgacACCACAAACACAcgccccttccccttccccttcccaatcccaatcccaaacacaaacacaaacacgaACCGACCACCACAATCAACAAGACCCAACAATATGTCTCCACTCCTATGCCCACACCGCGACCACCTCTACCCAGCCCCCCATCTCATCAGACCAACCCCACAACAACCTTCTCACTATCAGCAAGCTCTCTACCCACGCGCCTCCTTCGGCCGCGGCTTCATCCCCAAACCCATTCAACCTGTCACCGTCTCCGCCCACCCTTCTACTGCTGCTGCGTACCCACCTCGCCCTCTCGTCTACTACCCCCAACCCCACGTTCGCAGCCATCCTGTCCAACCCATGAGGCCTCCCCACCACCACTACTTGCATCCTGCTCAGCTTGGAGGTCCGGGTCCGGGCTCGATTCCGGGTCCGGGTCCCGGTCCGGGCATTCCTATTTCTTCTCCGCAACCCAAGGTTTGGGTTAGTTgatgcttttaaaatttttggttaACGTGACATTGTCACTGTcaatttactaatatatatatattttttttctcctttcaaTTGATTGATAATGtcatgtaaaatatatatatatatatatatatatatatatatataaattaaaaaaaaaaaatgaagtaacaTATCTCTAAAGGAAATCGGAGCTTGTTAGCTCATTTTATGAGGCACACGGGATTGATTATTTGATTGAAAAAATGATAGTCAATATTTGGAATTGAGAATAGAATAAATTAGAATAcaatagttatttttatttataatactGGAATAgaataatgaatatttattttattgtttggtaCAGAACTATACAATGGTTAATTGTATTGTTTCATAAATGTAACAGGGTACGATGTTGCCATGTACCGTAACAGGGGAGAAGAGGCGCAGAGCACCGAAGGCGGACGCTTCGTCCTCTCGTACCAAGCCAAGGATTGAGGATTCAGACGCCACAGCATCGGAGTCGGGATCTACATCGATTGAGGTCTCCCCGACTACCTTACCGATTACTTCACCGACCGGGAATCAGGGAGTAGTACCACCCGCTGCAGGGACGTTTAATTCCTCCAAGTTCATTGACGCGGATGCTTCGGATAGGTACGACAGCATCTTTGTATCGAGATCCGTACAAATTGAGCAGCATATGTTTTTTGCTGATTTCGAGAAGCGATATCCGAGAGTGATGCAACTCTTCGATCACCAGGTATGGACGGATATGCTCTCCTCAACAGTCTCTATATCACTGAACTTGGTTCGGGAGTTCTACGCGAACATGCACGACTTTAGCGATGGCGCCTTTAAGTCGAGGTTGCGGGGTAAAACTTTCACGGTCAGCCCAGATTTGATTAGAGAGCTCATTGGCACACCCTTAGTCAACAAGTCTCCATATCCCTGTTCCGCGGATAGGCTTCCAACACGAAGCGATCTCATTCGGTGCTTTGTCGACGGCAAGCCTACTACAATGAATGAGGTAGGTGTAGGTTTTGGCCTTGTTGATTTGCCAGTGGATTACCGCCTCATCTACCGTATTGTTGCGAAGAGCCTGCATCTGATTGACAGCACCGACCCCATGGGATACTTCCTATACACGTTGTTGGAGCAAAATCCCATAGACTTCAGCTCGCACGCCATCGACCTGATATGGAATTTTCCACGAACAAGCAAGGATGCAATGTTACCTTTTGGAGGTCTCATCATGCACATTGTCATGAGCTTTGGCATAGATCCTGTCATAGGAGGGGACATCAAGACCCCCCCGAGGCCTTTCAAGAAGAACTTCATCTGGACAACCGAGGATCGCCTACTCAAAAAGGCAGTACCCCTGCCAGATGAGCCCGAGCAGCCAGCCAAGCCAGTACATCCATCAAATGGAGCGCCGACCTCCAAGCCTACTCTAACAACCCAAGACTTGCCGACACTAGTAGCTCAACTTGTCCAGGAGGTGAGCCAACTACGTGAAGTGGTGGCTAAGCAGGAGACGACAATCACCTTGCTGCAGGAGACGCTTGATGATCACATCACCGCTTTTGCCGAGGAGCGGGGCATGTTGGCGAACGATCGACAGATTCAAGGTCACACGCTTGCAGTCGTTGATGAGATCCGGGAGCAGAAGAAGTAGGGTGGAGGTTCACTTGAGGAGTTCTTTGATGGAATAGGTCGTTTTGAAGAGACCGTTTAGTTatgtttttatgtatttctcaaatttttattttatttatgttgtgATGTTTTGGATACATTCTTGGGAGTTTTTAGGTTGTGTTGCCTACAATAGTTTTTGGGGATTGTATATTGGATACTGTCTTTTGTG
The sequence above is drawn from the Alnus glutinosa chromosome 11, dhAlnGlut1.1, whole genome shotgun sequence genome and encodes:
- the LOC133882919 gene encoding protein transport protein sec31-like isoform X2, with protein sequence MKALLTNSPPLPTTMASDPHPSPTTTVITNTKTNPPPSPPLPTTTVIKNTNPPPSPPLPTAVASDPHPSPTTAVTTNTNTNPPPSPPLPTTMASDPHPSPTTTTDTTNTRPFPFPFPIPIPNTNTNTNRPPQSTRPNNMSPLLCPHRDHLYPAPHLIRPTPQQPSHYQQALYPRASFGRGFIPKPIQPVTVSAHPSTAAAYPPRPLVYYPQPHVRSHPVQPMRPPHHHYLHPAQLGGPGPGSIPGPGPGPGIPISSPQPKGTMLPCTVTGEKRRRAPKADASSSRTKPRIEDSDATASESGSTSIEVSPTTLPITSPTGNQGVVPPAAGTFNSSKFIDADASDRYDSIFVSRSVQIEQHMFFADFEKRYPRVMQLFDHQVWTDMLSSTVSISLNLVREFYANMHDFSDGAFKSRLRGKTFTVSPDLIRELIGTPLVNKSPYPCSADRLPTRSDLIRCFVDGKPTTMNEVGVGFGLVDLPVDYRLIYRIVAKSLHLIDSTDPMGYFLYTLLEQNPIDFSSHAIDLIWNFPRTSKDAMLPFGGLIMHIVMSFGIDPVIGGDIKTPPRPFKKNFIWTTEDRLLKKAVPLPDEPEQPAKPVHPSNGAPTSKPTLTTQDLPTLVAQLVQEVSQLREVVAKQETTITLLQETLDDHITAFAEERGMLANDRQIQGHTLAVVDEIREQKK
- the LOC133882919 gene encoding protein transport protein sec31-like isoform X1 codes for the protein MKALLTNSPPLPTTMASDPHPSPTTTVITNTKTNPPPSPPLPTTTVIKNTNPPPSPPLPTAVASDPHPSPTTAVTTNTNTNPPPSPPLPTTMASDPHPSPTTTTDTTNTRPFPFPFPIPIPNTNTNTNRPPQSTRPNNMSPLLCPHRDHLYPAPHLIRPTPQQPSHYQQALYPRASFGRGFIPKPIQPVTVSAHPSTAAAYPPRPLVYYPQPHVRSHPVQPMRPPHHHYLHPAQLGGPGPGSIPGPGPGPGIPISSPQPKVWGTMLPCTVTGEKRRRAPKADASSSRTKPRIEDSDATASESGSTSIEVSPTTLPITSPTGNQGVVPPAAGTFNSSKFIDADASDRYDSIFVSRSVQIEQHMFFADFEKRYPRVMQLFDHQVWTDMLSSTVSISLNLVREFYANMHDFSDGAFKSRLRGKTFTVSPDLIRELIGTPLVNKSPYPCSADRLPTRSDLIRCFVDGKPTTMNEVGVGFGLVDLPVDYRLIYRIVAKSLHLIDSTDPMGYFLYTLLEQNPIDFSSHAIDLIWNFPRTSKDAMLPFGGLIMHIVMSFGIDPVIGGDIKTPPRPFKKNFIWTTEDRLLKKAVPLPDEPEQPAKPVHPSNGAPTSKPTLTTQDLPTLVAQLVQEVSQLREVVAKQETTITLLQETLDDHITAFAEERGMLANDRQIQGHTLAVVDEIREQKK